The following proteins are co-located in the Pedobacter sp. FW305-3-2-15-E-R2A2 genome:
- a CDS encoding M56 family metallopeptidase, giving the protein MMNWLYYLLEANLYVALFYGCYHLLFHKETFYSINRYFLIGATLLAFALPLLQIGYLNRFFQPEYDAMPTGAFNPIADEGSDLIKLGISSLYWLVAVFFSLKLLRDLYQIIALSRTTKKHHDGQVIHIELEKGKSAFSFFNLLFIPANAAGKETILKHEMVHIRQRHSLDILFFEIIQILNWFNPVSYLIKKDIKLLHEYIADELTTSEEIQKHDYALFLIRNSFGAETKQLSNQIFNPSILKQRINMLNKEKSTGRARLKLLLTLPLVGGMLCTSTVAFTKDYGLVDFYPNTIKTIGIKRYTQDTTRKKAVKKKQLSPAEIRENNAKFPPPIVVSDRPAPRAKHRSKVKFPPPLVVPDRPISPVKQSNAVPPPPPPPVEPAHAVDGPPPPPPVERNKRLRSIKIKEKPAKSLKSSELNHVNTNIKTTINLNTKNKATTNLETKNTVNTSKP; this is encoded by the coding sequence ATGATGAATTGGTTATATTATCTGTTGGAAGCTAATTTATATGTTGCCTTATTTTATGGCTGCTATCATTTGCTATTCCACAAAGAAACATTTTACAGCATAAACCGGTATTTTCTGATCGGTGCTACCCTGCTGGCCTTCGCTTTACCCCTACTGCAGATTGGCTACCTGAATCGCTTTTTTCAACCGGAATATGATGCCATGCCAACTGGAGCATTCAACCCCATTGCAGATGAGGGAAGCGATCTGATTAAACTGGGCATCAGTAGCCTCTATTGGCTTGTTGCGGTGTTTTTCTCTTTAAAATTACTGAGAGACCTCTACCAGATTATTGCGCTTTCCAGAACGACAAAAAAACATCATGATGGACAAGTCATTCATATTGAGCTGGAGAAGGGCAAATCTGCATTCTCTTTTTTTAACCTCCTGTTTATCCCTGCAAATGCTGCCGGCAAAGAAACCATTCTAAAACATGAAATGGTTCATATCCGGCAAAGACATAGCCTGGACATCCTGTTTTTTGAAATTATTCAAATTCTAAACTGGTTTAATCCGGTGAGTTACCTGATCAAGAAAGACATCAAACTCTTACATGAATACATTGCCGATGAACTGACTACGAGTGAAGAGATCCAAAAGCACGATTATGCCCTTTTTCTGATCAGGAATTCCTTTGGTGCAGAAACAAAACAACTGAGCAATCAAATTTTCAATCCATCCATACTTAAACAGAGAATCAACATGTTAAACAAAGAAAAATCAACAGGGCGAGCGAGGCTCAAGCTCTTGCTGACACTACCACTCGTTGGGGGAATGCTTTGCACTTCCACAGTGGCATTTACTAAAGATTATGGTTTAGTGGATTTTTATCCGAATACGATAAAAACCATTGGTATCAAGCGCTATACTCAAGATACAACCAGGAAAAAAGCGGTAAAGAAAAAACAACTCAGCCCAGCGGAAATACGAGAAAACAACGCTAAATTCCCTCCCCCTATCGTTGTATCTGACCGCCCGGCTCCCAGAGCAAAACATAGAAGTAAGGTTAAATTTCCTCCACCACTAGTGGTACCTGATCGTCCGATTTCGCCAGTAAAGCAGTCAAATGCAGTACCACCACCACCGCCGCCACCAGTTGAACCTGCACATGCGGTAGACGGTCCGCCACCACCGCCGCCGGTTGAGCGAAATAAGAGGCTGCGCTCCATAAAAATCAAGGAAAAACCGGCTAAAAGCTTAAAATCCTCAGAACTGAATCATGTAAATACCAATATCAAAACCACCATCAATTTAAACACTAAAAATAAAGCAACTACGAACTTAGAAACAAAAAATACCGTAAACACTTCTAAACCATAA
- a CDS encoding BlaI/MecI/CopY family transcriptional regulator, whose product MRELTKAEEQVMLILWEIKEGLTKDVIEKMAPPKPAYNTVSTVIRVLEGKGFIDHKAVGNTHIYFPLITEAQYKHFAFDKVMNNYFENSYQSLVSFLVKEKNMDLEELDELIQLAEKLKNKK is encoded by the coding sequence ATGAGAGAACTTACAAAAGCAGAAGAACAGGTGATGTTGATTTTATGGGAAATAAAAGAAGGTTTGACAAAGGATGTCATTGAAAAGATGGCTCCCCCAAAACCGGCCTATAATACCGTCTCCACAGTAATCCGGGTCCTGGAAGGAAAGGGGTTTATTGACCATAAAGCAGTTGGAAACACACACATTTATTTCCCGCTGATTACAGAAGCTCAATACAAACACTTTGCTTTTGACAAGGTCATGAACAATTACTTTGAAAACTCTTACCAGAGCCTGGTTTCCTTTTTGGTAAAAGAGAAAAATATGGACCTCGAGGAGCTCGATGAATTGATTCAACTGGCGGAAAAACTTAAAAACAAGAAATGA
- a CDS encoding HAMP domain-containing sensor histidine kinase codes for MKLSSKLILFITSSKLAVVLLFIVSLPFLVDSIVSEYTNYSLRRQQAKVINVVHKNGIDHYLQGDDSYGSYTMLKEEYIALEPAAAKTLIDTIKTAQRVVERDTLSYRILMHTFSFENKNYLLEIGKTTASINQYNKPLQRIALYVLMGLIALTLLFDLIFTRALIRPLGKIIKSKLINRKFPFKDHSPPVPTSTQDFKYLDESLILLMDQINEAFEKEREFTANASHELMTPISILQNKMENLLGDEQLPESVVLRIVEMMKTLSRLKKISNSLLLISRIENQQFVKSASVKPSKIIHEVMEEISHRLTEKELKINISLKEDRLLKNVNQDLLFQLFYNLINNAIKYNVNQGSILITDEFREGKNYTITIKDTGIGIAAEDLDFIFDRFRKANLTENVGYGLGLSIVKSITLYHGIEILVKSKVAEGTTFSLIFPPSS; via the coding sequence ATGAAATTATCATCGAAATTAATCCTGTTCATCACCAGCTCCAAACTGGCAGTGGTATTGCTCTTTATCGTCTCTCTTCCATTTCTGGTTGACAGCATCGTTTCCGAATACACCAATTATTCCTTACGCCGCCAACAGGCAAAAGTGATCAATGTGGTCCATAAAAATGGAATCGATCATTATTTGCAGGGCGATGACAGCTATGGCAGTTATACCATGCTTAAAGAAGAATACATTGCACTGGAACCCGCAGCAGCCAAAACCCTGATCGACACGATAAAAACAGCACAGCGGGTCGTAGAAAGAGATACCCTCAGTTACCGGATCCTGATGCACACGTTTAGCTTCGAAAACAAAAACTACCTGCTGGAGATTGGAAAAACGACCGCCAGTATCAACCAATATAACAAGCCTCTGCAAAGGATCGCTTTATATGTATTGATGGGCCTCATCGCCCTAACCCTGCTTTTTGACCTTATTTTTACCCGTGCCCTCATCAGACCTCTAGGCAAAATCATTAAAAGTAAACTGATCAACAGAAAGTTCCCCTTTAAAGATCATTCTCCACCTGTACCCACTTCTACACAAGATTTCAAATACCTGGATGAATCTTTAATCCTGCTGATGGACCAGATCAATGAAGCGTTCGAAAAAGAACGTGAATTTACGGCTAATGCTTCTCATGAGCTCATGACTCCCATTAGCATCCTTCAGAATAAGATGGAAAATCTTTTGGGAGATGAACAGCTTCCGGAAAGTGTGGTGCTCCGCATTGTAGAGATGATGAAAACCCTCAGCCGGTTAAAGAAAATCTCCAACTCCCTGTTGCTGATCTCCAGGATTGAGAACCAACAGTTTGTGAAATCTGCGAGTGTAAAGCCTTCTAAAATTATCCATGAGGTGATGGAAGAGATCAGTCACCGGTTAACAGAAAAAGAACTGAAAATCAACATCAGTCTAAAAGAAGACCGCCTGCTTAAAAATGTAAACCAGGACCTTTTGTTTCAGCTGTTCTATAACCTGATCAATAATGCCATCAAGTACAACGTCAATCAGGGCAGCATCCTGATCACAGATGAATTCCGGGAAGGAAAAAACTATACCATCACCATCAAGGATACCGGTATCGGCATTGCTGCTGAAGATCTTGATTTTATCTTTGACCGCTTCAGAAAGGCTAACCTAACAGAAAATGTAGGTTATGGTCTTGGCCTGTCCATCGTAAAAAGTATTACCCTATATCATGGGATTGAAATTCTGGTGAAATCTAAAGTTGCTGAAGGCACCACTTTCAGTCTGATCTTCCCTCCTTCTTCTTAA
- a CDS encoding response regulator transcription factor, translating into MKVLIVEDEKTLAYEMEDFLKKAFYICDLSHNIKDGLEKIELNSYDFILLDLGLPDGDGLSLLPKAKKYNPDAAYIILTARGNLEDRIAGLDLGADDYLPKPFSLLELQSRMQAIARRKFNVKEELLTLGDFNVDLQKRLILFQDNQIELSRKEFDLLSYLFLHNNRVLTRMQLSEHIWGTFADDDYDSNYIDAHIKNIRKKLNAWAPTDFLETVRGVGYRIKK; encoded by the coding sequence ATGAAAGTTCTGATTGTTGAAGATGAAAAAACCCTGGCCTATGAAATGGAAGACTTCCTGAAAAAGGCTTTCTATATCTGTGACCTCTCCCATAACATTAAAGACGGACTGGAAAAGATAGAACTCAACAGCTATGATTTCATCCTGCTTGACCTCGGACTACCTGACGGGGATGGACTCAGTCTGCTTCCCAAAGCGAAAAAATACAATCCGGATGCCGCATATATTATCCTTACTGCCCGGGGAAACCTGGAAGACCGCATTGCAGGGCTCGATCTGGGCGCTGATGATTACCTTCCCAAACCCTTTTCCTTATTAGAACTCCAATCCAGAATGCAGGCCATTGCCCGCCGTAAGTTCAATGTCAAAGAAGAGTTGTTAACCCTGGGAGATTTCAACGTAGACCTGCAGAAAAGATTAATCCTTTTTCAGGACAATCAGATTGAATTGTCAAGAAAAGAGTTCGATTTGCTGAGCTACCTTTTTCTCCATAATAACCGGGTATTGACGAGAATGCAACTCAGTGAGCATATCTGGGGGACTTTTGCTGATGACGACTACGATTCCAACTATATTGATGCGCACATTAAGAACATCAGAAAGAAATTAAATGCCTGGGCACCGACAGACTTCCTGGAAACCGTACGGGGTGTTGGCTACAGAATAAAGAAGTAA
- a CDS encoding DUF4397 domain-containing protein: MKIFTQNNLHRLAAVSLFGIGTLLSSCSTKETPVPESASLMVVNTSPSPATFNAYINGGKITSSGALAFGGAVPYLRLNTGENTIKFTTASSTESLLTKNITLENKKIYSVFLIDKEAKLDFLVANDDVAVAPTTKALIRFINLSPDAPALDLAVKDGAALITDKAYKASSSFIEIEPKKYIFQIKNKTATPLQAELAETEIKAGGIYTLLSIGLLNPTGLDPKITAKLITNK, translated from the coding sequence ATGAAAATTTTTACACAAAACAACCTTCACAGATTAGCCGCGGTGTCTTTATTTGGCATAGGTACATTATTATCATCCTGCTCTACAAAAGAAACACCGGTTCCGGAATCCGCTTCTTTAATGGTTGTAAATACCTCTCCCAGTCCGGCCACTTTCAACGCCTACATTAACGGAGGTAAAATAACTTCCTCAGGTGCTTTAGCTTTCGGCGGCGCCGTTCCCTATCTGAGGCTCAATACCGGAGAAAATACCATCAAATTTACAACCGCGAGCAGTACGGAAAGCCTGCTTACTAAAAATATCACTTTAGAGAATAAAAAGATCTATTCCGTTTTCCTTATTGATAAAGAGGCAAAGCTGGATTTTCTGGTTGCCAATGATGATGTCGCTGTTGCACCAACGACTAAAGCTTTGATTCGCTTCATTAATCTTTCTCCTGATGCACCCGCACTGGACCTGGCGGTAAAAGATGGTGCTGCGCTGATTACAGACAAAGCTTATAAAGCCAGCAGCAGTTTCATAGAGATAGAACCTAAGAAATATATTTTTCAGATCAAAAACAAGACCGCAACTCCTCTGCAGGCAGAATTAGCGGAGACAGAGATCAAGGCAGGTGGGATTTATACCTTATTAAGCATCGGCCTTTTAAACCCTACCGGGTTGGATCCTAAAATTACCGCAAAGCTGATCACCAATAAATAA
- the rpiB gene encoding ribose 5-phosphate isomerase B, with protein sequence MKVIVGSDHAGFRYKTIIVAALKEQGYEVLDLGTQTETPSDYPDHAADVAQALINKQGERGILICGSSVGVSIAANKFKGIRAGVCHDTYSAHQSVEHDDVNILCIGERVIGIELAKDIVFAFLKAEFSNEERHLKRLAKIADIESKW encoded by the coding sequence ATGAAAGTTATTGTAGGTTCAGATCATGCGGGCTTCCGCTATAAAACCATTATTGTTGCCGCTTTAAAAGAGCAGGGCTACGAAGTTCTTGACCTTGGCACTCAGACGGAAACGCCGAGCGATTATCCGGATCATGCTGCTGATGTGGCGCAGGCCCTGATTAATAAACAGGGAGAGCGGGGTATCCTGATTTGTGGAAGTTCCGTAGGGGTAAGTATTGCCGCAAATAAATTTAAAGGAATCCGGGCAGGCGTTTGTCATGATACGTATTCTGCACATCAGTCAGTGGAGCACGATGACGTAAATATTTTATGTATCGGGGAGCGGGTGATAGGCATAGAACTGGCCAAAGACATTGTCTTTGCCTTCTTAAAAGCGGAGTTTTCCAACGAAGAACGCCACCTTAAACGCCTGGCGAAGATTGCAGACATAGAGTCAAAATGGTAG
- a CDS encoding GNAT family N-acetyltransferase codes for MFDPLADIITPRLVLRLIPEEVMAACLSHQLEQAVRLFGTEIPAEMLEDMSGLEYGRKQLEADSAYLPWSARAMVSKAEDIVVGMIRFHSLPNPEYLQQYVPDAVEFGYEVFSRYQRQGYAREAAGAVMVWAETNFNIHHFIASVSPDNEASLKLISSFGFDKIDEVMDEVDGPEYVFLRAVPF; via the coding sequence ATGTTCGATCCTTTAGCTGATATCATCACCCCGCGCTTAGTGCTGCGTTTAATCCCGGAAGAGGTTATGGCGGCTTGTCTGTCTCATCAGCTGGAGCAAGCAGTACGGCTATTTGGAACTGAAATCCCTGCCGAAATGCTGGAGGACATGAGTGGACTTGAATATGGCCGGAAACAACTGGAAGCCGACAGCGCTTATTTGCCCTGGTCTGCAAGAGCAATGGTATCCAAAGCGGAAGATATTGTTGTTGGGATGATTCGCTTTCATAGCCTTCCAAATCCTGAATACCTGCAACAGTATGTTCCTGATGCGGTAGAGTTTGGGTACGAGGTTTTTAGTCGATACCAAAGACAAGGGTATGCCAGAGAAGCAGCTGGGGCAGTCATGGTCTGGGCAGAGACAAATTTTAATATTCACCATTTTATCGCTTCTGTATCTCCTGATAATGAAGCCTCTTTAAAACTGATCAGCAGCTTTGGCTTCGATAAGATTGACGAAGTGATGGATGAGGTGGACGGCCCTGAGTATGTCTTTTTACGTGCTGTACCATTTTAA
- a CDS encoding RNA polymerase sigma-70 factor: protein MISGSQLISFLKKGDHKAMEDIYSLYWEEVLDSAYKRLRDEEVAQDITQEIFISLWENREKVQLTGTLRAYLEGAVKYRVINYFRSSAIKEKHKEDLSLLLRDDLEHSAENRLILKDLHQEVDEAMLDLPEKMRLIFSMSRKQEKSIGEISDELGLSAQTVKNQLSAALKVMRKRLSYLLVLIICILFT, encoded by the coding sequence ATGATTTCCGGTAGCCAACTGATCTCTTTTCTAAAGAAGGGGGACCATAAGGCAATGGAAGACATTTACAGTCTCTATTGGGAAGAAGTGCTGGACAGTGCCTATAAAAGGTTACGTGATGAAGAGGTTGCCCAGGACATTACCCAGGAGATTTTCATCTCTTTATGGGAGAACAGGGAAAAAGTTCAGCTCACAGGTACCTTGCGTGCTTACCTCGAAGGAGCGGTGAAATATCGTGTGATCAATTACTTCCGTTCCTCGGCAATTAAAGAAAAACATAAAGAAGACCTGTCGCTCCTCCTCCGGGATGATTTGGAACATTCCGCGGAAAACAGGTTGATACTCAAAGACCTCCATCAGGAGGTAGATGAAGCAATGCTGGACCTGCCTGAAAAAATGAGACTGATTTTTTCCATGAGCAGAAAGCAGGAAAAAAGTATCGGAGAAATTTCTGATGAGTTGGGTTTGTCTGCCCAAACGGTTAAAAATCAGCTTAGTGCAGCGCTTAAAGTGATGCGGAAAAGACTCTCTTATTTGCTGGTTTTAATCATTTGTATCTTATTCACATAA
- a CDS encoding FecR family protein: MTKEEQARELLRKYIDKEASPAEIAQVESWYTSTQDGLPPLEKERKQAIAENVLRKLRQEMEKEEIKTFRFSAWYQMRKVAAAVLLISAAGLAGWLFSKKQVVDEQQLLSLTTRAGEKKKIVFSEGSEIILGPSSRLLYPAKFKSRDRTVSLSEGEAFFNIAHEEGRPFMVKTREDLYTKVLGTSFRIKSYHKSRHISVAVMTGKVAVGNSNQVFGTLIKGQQIAYDKIDQRAEISYTPVKTYVNLRFEHTELQEVARQLEYAYSIHISVNGASVKKLKCNATFNTKQSPEEILDIICSLHHLRFRASEDHKTFNVYRK; the protein is encoded by the coding sequence ATGACAAAGGAAGAACAGGCACGAGAGCTGCTGAGAAAATATATCGATAAGGAAGCTAGCCCTGCAGAAATAGCGCAGGTAGAAAGCTGGTATACGTCCACCCAGGACGGGCTTCCTCCTTTAGAAAAGGAGAGAAAACAAGCAATTGCAGAAAATGTATTACGGAAACTCCGCCAGGAGATGGAAAAAGAGGAAATCAAAACATTTCGCTTTTCTGCCTGGTATCAGATGCGCAAAGTGGCAGCCGCAGTGTTGTTGATTTCTGCTGCAGGTCTTGCTGGCTGGTTGTTCAGTAAGAAACAGGTGGTTGACGAACAACAACTGCTGTCGTTGACAACCAGGGCAGGGGAAAAGAAGAAAATTGTTTTTTCGGAGGGCTCTGAAATTATCCTTGGACCTTCTTCCCGTTTACTGTACCCCGCAAAATTTAAATCCAGAGATCGAACGGTATCCCTTTCTGAAGGCGAGGCTTTCTTTAACATCGCCCACGAGGAAGGCCGGCCATTTATGGTGAAAACCAGGGAAGACCTGTATACGAAAGTACTCGGAACTTCTTTCCGGATTAAATCTTACCATAAAAGCCGTCATATTTCTGTTGCGGTCATGACCGGAAAAGTGGCTGTAGGAAATTCCAACCAGGTATTTGGAACGCTGATCAAGGGACAACAAATTGCCTACGATAAAATTGATCAACGTGCAGAGATCAGTTATACTCCTGTAAAAACGTATGTAAACCTCAGGTTTGAGCATACCGAGCTGCAAGAGGTAGCCCGCCAATTGGAATATGCGTACAGCATTCACATTTCTGTAAATGGCGCTTCTGTTAAAAAGCTTAAATGTAACGCCACTTTTAACACCAAACAAAGCCCTGAAGAGATTCTGGACATCATTTGTAGTCTCCATCATCTCCGGTTCAGGGCATCTGAAGATCATAAAACCTTTAATGTATATAGAAAATGA
- a CDS encoding TonB-dependent receptor, with protein sequence MKKSSYKRLPALYKAMKYSVLTFSILCTFCGTLFASLTMAQTLEKSRVSIKIAANRTTSSILKEIEAGTGLHFVYNPESIRGNQNLAAQSFKNEKVSLLLKILGFDYQEKGGHVILRNIPVAPPKPDRILKGKVTDSAGMAMPGVSVNVIGGKATTTAGDGTYSIPVPENAVLSFSMVGFKTRQVKVLDNQEINVVLLEDKALLSEIVVVGYGTQKKATLSGAVSVVSLDKVSSRSLNSVGEVLAGKAPGVIVTNEGGDPTSSPRINIRGSGGINGENVLYVVDGTVFSGTPILNPNDIESISVLKDGSAAIYGARASGGVVLITTKKGKNGAMQITFDGKIGTQAAWRKLEPLNAEQRAFVAETAAKNGKSDLLPAFDASKYPDGRVTRTNWLDEVFRTGVTQDYNLGLSGGTEKSNAYLSFNYRKAEGIVLNTSAERYNFRINSDYKINSWLKIGENFSFSSTNGQGANTISDYTGALLSAVYYPTNGTPYNPDGSFAGLPGGEFAGDYGDIVNPVADLMRIDVKRPQNVFMINPYIMVDLAKGLSFKSNFNLTKDFLNSTIFTPKRPEVGKPILSNSLEVGQTRKSDILAEQILNYKTDLNQHHLDFTGGFSFQKTKYNDYYVKGNGFDDEAPSKRYLVNASTFEPAITKFEATALSSLFLRANYNYADKYLLSLIGRRDGSSLIPKKENRFRNYYSVSAGWVLTKENFLSESTWLNELKLRGSYGLLGNLGSLSPTDVSPLLDRTTSYFGQNPALGTGYVSAILENPDLKWAESKQTNIGLDLGILKNALTVTADYFVKNTDKMIFKNQLPGTAGLETQTINAGLVRDRGFELGINYNSSKEREFNYSVGLTVTKVNNKVMKLATGKDIMPLSTNFRNELTPLVNAIGQPLYSYYVLKTQGIFQSQAEVDQYVDSKGQKIQPKAKPGDFKFADLDNSGSIDAKDRHFAGSAYPDFSYGLSFNASYKNFDLNIFAQGVYGNKLFNAVKRTTYSASGPSYNKLTGILDAWSPENPGGKVPIISTSDANGNFNASDFYIENGSYLRLRNLTLGYSLPKSLTNKMKTGAVRIYATSNNLFTITNYSGFDPEIGMSNNGLDVGRYPQARSFLLGLSVNL encoded by the coding sequence ATGAAAAAATCCTCATACAAGAGGTTACCAGCTCTTTATAAAGCCATGAAATATTCAGTGTTAACTTTTTCCATTCTATGCACCTTCTGCGGAACGCTCTTTGCTTCCCTGACGATGGCACAGACATTGGAAAAAAGCAGGGTCAGCATTAAAATTGCTGCGAACCGTACCACCAGTTCTATTCTCAAAGAAATTGAAGCCGGTACAGGACTTCATTTTGTGTACAATCCGGAATCCATTCGCGGAAATCAAAATCTGGCTGCACAGTCTTTTAAAAACGAAAAGGTCTCTTTATTACTCAAAATTCTGGGCTTCGACTATCAGGAAAAAGGCGGTCATGTGATCCTTAGAAATATCCCTGTTGCTCCACCAAAGCCTGATCGGATCCTTAAAGGAAAGGTGACAGACTCGGCAGGAATGGCAATGCCGGGGGTATCTGTCAATGTGATCGGCGGAAAAGCAACAACGACTGCCGGAGACGGAACATATAGCATCCCGGTTCCTGAAAATGCAGTGTTGTCTTTCTCTATGGTTGGTTTTAAGACCAGGCAGGTTAAAGTTCTGGACAACCAGGAAATCAATGTCGTATTGCTGGAAGATAAAGCCCTTTTATCTGAAATTGTTGTCGTAGGTTATGGCACACAGAAAAAAGCAACCCTTTCAGGTGCAGTGAGTGTCGTGTCTTTGGATAAAGTTTCTTCAAGATCTTTAAACAGTGTTGGCGAGGTTCTGGCCGGAAAAGCTCCGGGTGTAATTGTCACCAATGAAGGTGGAGACCCTACCTCATCACCACGCATCAATATCCGTGGTTCCGGAGGAATTAATGGAGAGAATGTCCTTTATGTAGTGGATGGGACTGTTTTTTCAGGTACACCTATTCTTAACCCAAATGATATCGAATCCATTTCCGTATTAAAGGATGGATCTGCAGCGATATACGGGGCGAGAGCTTCAGGTGGGGTAGTGCTGATCACCACTAAAAAAGGGAAAAACGGAGCCATGCAGATTACGTTTGATGGTAAGATCGGAACACAGGCTGCCTGGAGAAAGTTGGAACCTTTAAATGCGGAACAAAGAGCTTTTGTTGCAGAAACAGCCGCGAAAAACGGAAAGAGTGACTTGTTACCAGCCTTTGATGCTTCAAAATATCCGGATGGAAGAGTAACCCGTACCAATTGGTTGGATGAAGTTTTCAGAACAGGGGTGACTCAGGATTATAACCTTGGTCTTTCCGGCGGAACTGAGAAATCCAATGCCTACCTGAGTTTCAATTACCGTAAAGCGGAGGGGATTGTCTTGAATACCTCTGCCGAAAGATATAATTTTAGAATCAATTCTGATTATAAAATCAATTCCTGGTTGAAAATAGGAGAAAATTTTTCCTTTAGCAGTACAAACGGACAAGGCGCAAATACGATTAGTGATTATACCGGGGCATTGTTGTCTGCGGTCTATTATCCTACAAATGGAACGCCATACAATCCGGACGGTTCTTTCGCCGGATTACCAGGCGGAGAATTCGCAGGTGATTACGGGGATATTGTAAATCCTGTGGCGGATTTAATGAGAATAGATGTCAAAAGGCCGCAGAATGTTTTCATGATCAATCCGTATATCATGGTTGACCTGGCGAAAGGCTTATCGTTTAAATCTAATTTTAACCTGACCAAGGATTTCCTGAATTCTACGATTTTTACCCCTAAGCGACCGGAAGTAGGAAAACCGATATTGAGCAATTCCCTGGAGGTTGGACAAACCAGAAAGAGCGATATCCTTGCAGAACAAATTCTGAACTATAAGACCGATCTGAATCAGCATCACCTGGACTTTACAGGAGGCTTCTCCTTTCAGAAAACAAAATATAATGACTATTACGTAAAAGGGAACGGCTTTGATGATGAGGCGCCTTCAAAAAGATACCTGGTGAACGCTTCAACGTTTGAGCCAGCCATCACCAAATTTGAAGCTACTGCATTGTCTTCATTGTTCTTAAGAGCCAATTATAATTATGCAGATAAGTATCTGCTATCATTGATCGGACGTCGTGACGGTTCTTCTTTGATCCCTAAAAAAGAGAACAGATTCCGTAATTATTACTCTGTTTCGGCTGGATGGGTGCTGACAAAAGAGAACTTTTTGTCGGAAAGTACCTGGTTAAATGAACTTAAACTAAGGGGAAGTTATGGTTTATTGGGTAATCTGGGTAGTTTATCGCCAACGGATGTAAGTCCTTTATTAGACCGTACCACTTCCTATTTTGGACAAAACCCTGCTTTAGGGACTGGCTATGTTTCCGCTATTTTGGAGAATCCGGACTTGAAATGGGCGGAATCAAAACAAACCAATATTGGGCTGGATCTTGGAATCCTGAAAAATGCACTGACGGTTACTGCAGATTATTTTGTTAAAAATACAGACAAGATGATCTTTAAAAATCAACTGCCTGGAACTGCAGGTTTAGAGACACAAACCATTAATGCCGGTTTGGTCAGAGACCGGGGATTTGAGCTGGGAATAAATTATAACAGCAGTAAAGAGCGTGAATTTAATTATTCAGTAGGACTTACGGTAACCAAGGTAAACAATAAGGTGATGAAACTGGCAACTGGTAAGGATATAATGCCGTTGTCTACGAACTTTAGAAATGAGCTGACTCCTTTAGTAAATGCAATAGGACAGCCGCTCTACAGTTATTATGTACTGAAAACGCAAGGGATATTTCAAAGTCAGGCTGAAGTAGACCAGTATGTGGATAGTAAGGGGCAGAAAATTCAGCCTAAGGCCAAACCGGGAGATTTTAAGTTTGCCGATTTGGATAACAGCGGTTCAATCGATGCAAAAGACCGTCATTTTGCCGGAAGTGCCTACCCGGATTTCTCCTATGGCTTGAGTTTCAATGCGAGTTATAAAAACTTTGATCTTAACATTTTTGCACAGGGTGTATATGGAAACAAGTTGTTTAATGCAGTTAAAAGAACAACATATAGTGCGAGTGGTCCTTCCTATAATAAGCTAACCGGTATCCTGGATGCATGGTCGCCGGAAAATCCAGGTGGAAAAGTTCCGATTATCTCTACTTCAGATGCGAACGGCAACTTTAACGCTTCAGATTTTTATATAGAAAACGGATCTTACCTGCGTCTGAGAAATCTGACGTTGGGTTATAGCCTTCCTAAATCTCTTACCAATAAGATGAAAACAGGGGCGGTTCGCATTTATGCGACTTCAAATAACCTGTTTACGATCACCAATTATTCTGGCTTTGATCCTGAAATCGGGATGAGTAACAATGGTCTGGATGTAGGTAGATATCCACAAGCCAGAAGCTTCCTGTTAGGTCTTAGCGTGAATTTATAA